The proteins below come from a single Leptotrichia sp. oral taxon 223 genomic window:
- a CDS encoding XRE family transcriptional regulator, with protein sequence MNIGKRLKELRKNNKLSMDTLVEKLNKEYNLRITKSMVSRWENNLSEPSSKFVTAYAKFFNVDLNYLAGITNFDSHNKYNAASHGNLIPVEITEIPMYGKASAGTGYINLSEEIGSYSIPKDIYKNGLFAIKVSGDSMNGFDKSIPDDSIAIVDPELCTNPISLNGKVCVFEYNDETYIKQLIIDKQGIIRLHSFNPDYDDIIILNTELLYCKGRVIRTFVENQW encoded by the coding sequence ATGAATATTGGCAAACGATTAAAAGAATTACGTAAAAATAATAAATTATCAATGGACACTTTAGTTGAAAAACTAAATAAAGAATACAATTTACGTATAACCAAAAGTATGGTATCCCGTTGGGAAAACAACTTATCAGAACCCAGCAGCAAATTTGTCACTGCATACGCAAAGTTTTTTAATGTTGATTTAAATTACCTGGCCGGCATAACAAATTTTGATTCTCATAATAAATATAATGCTGCTTCTCACGGAAATTTGATTCCTGTTGAAATAACCGAAATCCCAATGTATGGCAAAGCCAGCGCAGGAACAGGCTACATCAATCTTTCCGAAGAAATTGGAAGCTATTCCATACCAAAAGATATTTATAAAAATGGACTTTTTGCCATAAAAGTTTCTGGCGACAGCATGAACGGCTTTGATAAGAGTATTCCGGATGATTCAATTGCCATTGTTGATCCTGAACTGTGCACTAACCCAATAAGTCTAAATGGTAAAGTCTGTGTATTTGAATACAATGATGAAACATACATAAAGCAATTAATAATAGATAAGCAGGGAATTATTAGATTACATTCATTTAATCCCGATTATGATGATATTATTATTTTAAATACTGAATTACTATATTGCAAAGGGCGAGTAATCAGAACTTTTGTAGAAAATCAATGGTGA
- the galU gene encoding UTP--glucose-1-phosphate uridylyltransferase GalU, with the protein MSIKKIRKAVIPAAGLGTRVLPATKAQPKEMLVIVDKPALQYLVEELVEAGIEEILIITGRNKGSIENHFDYSYELEKTLEEKGKEDLLKVVNNISEMSNIYYVRQKKPLGLGHAISCAEAFVGDEPFVVLLGDDIIYTDKKKGQNPVTKQLVEKYSELQNGTILGVQEVPHQNVSKYGIIKPLKQIDEKTVEVEDFIEKPSVDEAPSNLAALGRYVLEPEIFSYLKRTKPGKGGEIQLTDAILAMKNDGEKLYAYNFDGLRYDTGDKFGMFIANVEFGLRHEELKDRVKDYLKDLVEKL; encoded by the coding sequence ATGAGTATAAAAAAAATAAGAAAAGCTGTTATACCGGCAGCAGGACTTGGAACAAGAGTTTTGCCAGCAACAAAGGCACAGCCCAAAGAAATGCTTGTAATTGTTGATAAACCTGCATTGCAGTATCTTGTGGAAGAACTGGTTGAAGCGGGAATAGAAGAAATATTAATTATTACCGGAAGAAATAAAGGTTCAATTGAAAATCATTTTGATTATTCTTATGAACTGGAAAAAACATTAGAGGAAAAAGGAAAAGAAGACTTGCTGAAAGTAGTAAACAATATTTCTGAAATGTCAAATATTTATTACGTGCGTCAGAAAAAGCCGCTGGGATTGGGACATGCAATAAGCTGTGCAGAAGCATTTGTAGGGGATGAGCCATTTGTTGTGCTTCTGGGAGATGATATTATTTATACAGACAAGAAAAAAGGGCAGAATCCCGTTACAAAACAGCTTGTAGAAAAATACAGTGAATTGCAGAACGGTACAATTTTAGGAGTACAGGAAGTTCCTCATCAGAATGTTTCAAAATACGGGATAATAAAGCCGTTAAAACAAATTGATGAAAAAACAGTGGAGGTGGAAGATTTTATCGAAAAGCCTTCAGTTGATGAAGCTCCAAGCAATCTTGCCGCATTAGGGCGATATGTGTTGGAACCTGAAATTTTTTCATATTTAAAAAGGACAAAACCTGGAAAAGGCGGAGAAATTCAATTGACAGATGCAATCTTGGCAATGAAGAACGATGGTGAAAAATTGTATGCGTATAATTTTGATGGACTAAGATACGATACTGGAGATAAATTTGGAATGTTTATTGCAAATGTTGAATTTGGATTAAGACACGAAGAATTGAAGGACAGGGTAAAAGATTATTTGAAAGATTTAGTAGAAAAATTATAA
- the mscL gene encoding large-conductance mechanosensitive channel protein MscL, producing the protein MFKEFKEFISKGNVMDLAVGVIIGAAFGKIVTSLVDDIIMPIIGIILGKIDFSNLKIIITPATETAPEAAVKYGLFIQNVVNFLIMAFVIFLMVKFVNKLRKPASKAVEEVTEAIPTKEETLLAEIRDILKNK; encoded by the coding sequence ATGTTTAAAGAATTTAAGGAATTTATCTCTAAAGGAAATGTAATGGATTTAGCAGTTGGAGTTATAATCGGTGCTGCTTTTGGCAAAATAGTAACTTCACTGGTTGATGATATAATTATGCCAATTATTGGAATTATTTTAGGAAAAATTGATTTTTCAAACTTAAAAATTATTATTACACCCGCTACAGAAACAGCTCCAGAAGCTGCAGTAAAATATGGATTATTTATCCAAAACGTAGTTAATTTCTTAATCATGGCATTTGTTATTTTTTTAATGGTAAAATTTGTAAATAAATTAAGAAAACCCGCATCAAAAGCAGTTGAAGAAGTTACTGAGGCTATACCTACAAAAGAGGAAACATTATTAGCTGAAATTAGAGATATTTTAAAAAATAAGTAA
- a CDS encoding SHOCT domain-containing protein, with the protein MADELIKFKKLLDEGVITQEEFEKRKKALLK; encoded by the coding sequence ATTGCTGATGAGCTGATTAAATTTAAAAAATTGCTGGATGAAGGGGTTATAACTCAGGAAGAATTTGAAAAAAGAAAGAAAGCGCTTTTAAAATAA